In Populus alba chromosome 1, ASM523922v2, whole genome shotgun sequence, a single window of DNA contains:
- the LOC118056852 gene encoding uncharacterized protein: protein MGKRKERRLAAVSNAGRRIKLDLFAEPSGDLGGSSVNNGVGGDIDPSQRAELPNSPSSSGQQPQNPLLLLGQYSDDDLDEESSKRPDSSIAVNSPADHNDQEAPIGEGKGGNSNALEDLTAQEVDQQDMKRDSMSVDVLEGLEGGDSRESDATASADTLKEKDSLEKISITGISNAQAIGDVSSGWRMVVHEESNQYYYWNTETGETSWEIPAVLAQQNQLTSDQNACAAEYMETAHLGANLSTSTLAAGLDNSLPALLVEGSVGNDLIPQSTEVYGNEPQMNDWVEGYRNEYVKDKNWDAEAHQGETQSNFAAVNTSLGDVSSVVSEHIHDALANDHRGIDLSTSLMKQCESLLERLESLKGYGSHLQGQDQMLKYNLEVEIRLSDIKSLSTYGSPLLPFWVHCERRLKQLEDVINNEIYQLAVSAQMDGDVEATADDSFKEKEKSQENMGEESEADAHENSTKSEVSPVSTSIENDSHDKGDHGSIHSSNILAGSPSMHLEGGAPVSEELNGTIHLNAEFHPAEDIDMDVDMEVEEGEFCPASITTFGDALSAEDVGPNEKMVQSNPPAEHLSLSSGDALTVPPPPDEEWIPPPPPDNDQVPPPPPDSEQVPPPPPDEPPECSYPPLPSYPETGQPLPYAEQYNLTYPDLNFQYYGHTVAVPSCNFYGNTDGSQAAVPHVYYVATPSTYVETDSVMVNSVQPVEYYNVQDGSVPVPVVSGVESSQSYIESGPVSYDTLASDQIKTGDSAAELNVKLGGSAVGVETDLASKGVPSTLTTTEAPTLASVKETAYASSTNAVTTSTAAAASASASASALLTGAKVQTKVSRKKRTVAVAPSLRSNKKVSSLVDKWKAAKEELNENEEEEPKSAYEIFEKKRQREIEEWHAKQIASGEAKDNANFQPLGGDWRERVKRRRAQAAKAAKAAALTPPEAPTDENKQPDLEELSKGLPSGWQVYWDGSSKQVYYGNVITSETTWTRPTK from the exons ATGGGGAAGAGAAAAGAGCGCCGCCTTGCTGCTGTGAGTAACGCCGGCCGTCGCATCAAGCTCGATCTCTTCGCGGAACCCTCTG GAGATTTGGGTGGCTCCTCTGTAAATAACGGAGTTGGAGGGGATATAGATCCGTCACAACGTGCTGAATTACCCAATTCACCATCATCTTCAG GTCAACAGCCACAGAACCCTCTTCTGTTACTTGGGCAATATAGTGATGATGATTTAGATGAGGAATCAAGTAAAAGGCCAGACAGTTCTATTGCAGTGAATTCCCCAGCTGACCATAATGACCAG GAGGCGCCTATTGGTGAAGGAAAAGGTGGAAATTCCAATGCTCTTGAAGATCTCACCGCGCAGGAGGTTGATCAACAGGACATGAAGAGAGATTCTATGTCAGTTGATGTTTTAGAGGGCCTGGAAGGTGGTGATTCTAGGGAAAGCGATGCTACTGCCTCAGCTGATacattgaaagaaaaggattcgtTGGAGAAAATCTCTATCACTGGAATTTCTAATGCACAGGCTATTGGAGATGTGAGTTCAGGCTGGAGGATGGTAGTGCATGAAGAGAGTAATCAGTACTATTACTGGAATACAGAAACTGGTGAAACTTCCTGGGAAATACCGGCTGTTTTGGCTCAGCAAAATCAATTGACCTCTGATCAGAATGCATGTGCTGCTGAATATATGGAAACTGCTCACTTGGGTGCAAATTTGTCAACTTCAACTTTAGCTGCTGGATTGGATAATTCTTTACCTGCATTATTAGTAGAGGGTTCAGTAGGTAATGATTTGATTCCTCAAAGCACAGAAGTGTATGGAAATGAGCCACAGATGAATGACTGGGTTGAAGGATACAGAAATGAATATGTGAAAGATAAAAATTGGGATGCTGAAGCTCATCAGGGGGAGACACAGAGTAACTTTGCTGCAGTTAATACCTCTTTGGGTGATGTGAGTTCAGTAGTTTCAGAGCACATACACGATGCACTAGCTAATGATCATAGAGGAATAGATCTTTCAACTAGTCTCATgaaacaatgtgagagtttgttgGAGAGACTAGAGTCATTGAAAGG GTATGGGAGTCATCTGCAAGGTCAAGACCAGATGTTGAAGTATAATCTAGAAGTAGAGATAAGACTTTCTGATATCAAGTCACTTTCAACTTATGGTTCACCTTTGCTTCCGTTTTGGGTCCATTGCGAAAGGCGACTTAAACAATTGGAAGATGTCATTAACAATGAAATTTACCAGCTTGCAGTGTCTGCACAAATGGATGGTGATGTTGAAGCTACTGCTGATGattcttttaaagaaaaggaaaaatctcaagaaaatatGGGTGAAGAATCTGAAGCAGACGCCCATGAGAACAGTACAAAATCTGAAGTTTCACCTGTTTCTACTAGCATTGAGAACGATTCACATGATAAAGGTGACCATGGAAGTATCCATTCTAGCAATATTCTTGCAGGATCTCCTAGCATGCATTTGGAAGGTGGTGCTCCAGTTAGTGAAGAATTGAATGGGACTATTCATCTGAATGCTGAGTTTCATCCTGCTGAAGATATTGACATGGATGTAGACATGGAAGTTGAAGAGGGAGAGTTTTGTCCTGCAAGCATCACTACTTTTGGAGATGCTTTGAGTGCTGAAGATGTTGGACCGAATGAGAAAATGGTTCAGTCAAATCCACCAGCAGAGCACCTGTCCTTGTCATCAGGGGATGCATTAACTGTTCCACCTCCTCCAGATGAGGAATGGATCCCCCCGCCACCACCTGATAATGATCAGGTCCCTCCACCCCCTCCTGATAGTGAACAAGTTCCTCCACCCCCACCAGATGAACCTCCTGAATGCTCATATCCTCCACTTCCATCTTATCCAGAGACAGGTCAACCTCTCCCTTACGCAGAACAATACAACTTAACCTATCCGGACCTCAATTTCCAATACTATGGACACACAGTTGCTGTCCCAAGTTGTAATTTCTATGGAAATACTGATGGAAGTCAGGCTGCTGTGCCACATGTTTATTACGTAGCAACTCCTAGCACATATGTTGAAACTGATTCAGTTATGGTCAATTCTGTTCAGCCAGTAGAATATTACAATGTTCAAGATGGATCAGTGCCTGTGCCTGTAGTTAGTGGTGTAGAATCTTCTCAGTCATATATTGAATCTGGTCCTGTGAGTTATGATACCCTTGCTTCTGATCAAATAAAGACAGGTGACTCTGCAGCAGAGCTGAATGTGAAGCTTGGTGGCTCGGCTGTTGGTGTTGAGACTGATTTGGCATCTAAAGGGGTTCCTTCTACTCTGACCACTACTGAAGCTCCTACGTTGGCTAGTGTGAAAGAGACTGCTTATGCATCATCAACCAATGCAGTCACTACTTCTACTGCAGCAGCTGCATCTGCATCTGCATCTGCATCTGCCTTGTTAACAGGTGCCAAGGTTCAAACTAAAG TTTCACGTAAAAAGCGGACAGTTGCCGTTGCACCCTCTTTGAGGTCTAATAAGAAAGTCTCCAGTTTGGTGGACAAg TGGAAAGCAGCCAAAGAggagttgaatgagaatgaggAAGAAGAACCTAAAAGTGCTTATGAGATATTTGAGAAGAAGCGGCAAAGGGAAATTGAG gAGTGGCATGCTAAGCAAATTGCCAGTGGAGAGGCCAAGGATAATGCTAACTTTCAGCCTCTGGGTGGTGACTG GCGCGAGCGAGTAAAGCGCAGGAGAGCTCAAGCAGCTAAAGCAGCCAAAGCAGCTGCATTGACTCCACCGGAGGCCCCAACTGATGAAAACAAGCAGCCTGATTTAGAAGAACTCTCAAAGGGCCTTCCATCTGGTTGGCAG GTCTATTGGGATGGATCATCAAAACAGGTCTATTATGGTAATGTCATCACCTCGGAGACAACCTGGACCAGGCCAACGAAATGA